Proteins co-encoded in one Capnocytophaga ochracea DSM 7271 genomic window:
- a CDS encoding chloride channel protein, protein MTTHHQQHLLKRLLIWRVKHISDRRFILILSGIIGIATGLAALAMRSFTHLIQWLLDDKLAQTITYSFYFILPMLGFAIVYLVKKYVIRHDVNHGIPSILYAVAHQKGIMKRFQAYGSILTAPITVGFGGSVGLEGPMVVTGAGISSNICRFFHINQSNRMLLLACACAAALAAIFKVPIAAILFAIEVFGLDLTLSSLIPLFIASLCGVFTSYFFFGSEVLIPITITRAFSLQGIPFYILLGVVGGLMSAYFTYVYEKINATFKKLTSPWLKIVVGGALLGLLIYIMPPLYGEGHEIINHLKEGHPELSLSSNIFGWDLSNAWVIILLLAALTFAKVIATSLTFGAGGVGGIFSPMLFMGGVMGNCLARIINEFPILGYKAELPNFTLVGMTALMTGVLHAPLTAVFLIAEVTGGYSLLVPAMLTAAVSFSVAKYFNKYSVYTMELGRKGELISQNKDQSILTLMDFDQVVEHNFTPVYTDMKLREVVYNAVRESNRNIYPVLDREKGTLQGVILLDDIRHLIFETNYYDKIPAVELMQKPPAIIEMGKDKMSTVMNKFQHTGAWNLPVVKDGKYVGFISKSKLLSIYRRKLIYFTQ, encoded by the coding sequence ATGACGACCCATCACCAGCAACATCTTCTCAAACGCCTTTTGATATGGCGTGTAAAGCATATTTCGGATAGGCGTTTTATCCTTATTCTCAGTGGAATAATAGGTATTGCTACGGGATTGGCAGCCTTGGCAATGCGCTCGTTTACACATCTTATTCAGTGGTTGCTAGACGACAAGCTCGCTCAAACTATTACTTATAGTTTTTACTTTATCCTCCCAATGTTAGGCTTTGCCATTGTGTATTTGGTAAAAAAATACGTGATACGGCACGATGTGAACCACGGAATCCCTTCGATTCTTTATGCGGTAGCCCACCAAAAAGGAATAATGAAGCGCTTTCAGGCGTATGGCAGTATCCTCACAGCACCTATTACCGTTGGTTTTGGAGGTTCGGTGGGGTTAGAAGGTCCGATGGTAGTAACGGGGGCAGGTATTAGTTCCAATATTTGCAGGTTTTTTCACATTAATCAATCTAACCGGATGTTGCTTTTGGCGTGTGCTTGTGCGGCGGCTTTAGCAGCTATTTTTAAAGTGCCTATTGCGGCGATACTGTTTGCTATTGAGGTTTTTGGGTTGGATTTGACGCTCTCGTCACTCATACCGCTGTTTATCGCTTCCCTTTGTGGGGTATTCACTTCGTATTTCTTCTTTGGCAGTGAAGTATTGATACCCATAACCATCACGCGAGCTTTTTCATTGCAAGGCATTCCGTTTTATATTCTCTTGGGAGTAGTAGGCGGTTTGATGTCGGCTTACTTTACCTATGTATACGAGAAAATAAATGCTACTTTTAAGAAACTCACTTCACCTTGGCTAAAAATAGTAGTGGGCGGAGCTCTTTTGGGGTTGCTTATTTACATAATGCCACCGCTTTACGGTGAAGGACACGAGATTATCAATCACCTAAAAGAAGGTCACCCCGAACTATCACTGAGTAGTAATATTTTTGGTTGGGACTTATCGAATGCGTGGGTGATTATCCTACTTTTGGCTGCCCTTACCTTTGCAAAGGTTATTGCCACCTCGCTCACCTTTGGTGCGGGAGGGGTAGGAGGTATCTTCTCGCCTATGCTGTTTATGGGGGGAGTGATGGGGAACTGCTTGGCGCGCATCATCAACGAGTTTCCTATTTTGGGCTATAAAGCAGAGTTACCGAACTTCACTTTGGTGGGAATGACTGCCCTGATGACAGGGGTATTGCACGCACCCCTTACGGCTGTTTTTCTCATCGCCGAGGTAACGGGAGGCTATTCGCTGTTAGTACCGGCGATGCTCACTGCTGCGGTATCGTTTTCGGTAGCTAAATATTTTAACAAATATTCTGTTTATACGATGGAATTAGGCAGAAAAGGAGAGCTCATCTCGCAGAACAAAGACCAATCGATACTCACCCTAATGGATTTTGACCAAGTGGTGGAACACAATTTCACCCCCGTATATACCGATATGAAACTTCGTGAGGTGGTGTACAATGCTGTGCGCGAGTCGAACCGCAACATCTACCCCGTACTCGACCGCGAAAAAGGTACGCTACAAGGTGTGATACTGCTTGACGACATACGACACTTGATTTTTGAAACGAACTATTACGACAAGATTCCTGCCGTAGAGCTAATGCAAAAACCACCTGCCATCATAGAAATGGGCAAGGACAAGATGAGCACCGTAATGAATAAGTTTCAGCATACTGGTGCGTGGAACTTGCCCGTAGTGAAGGACGGTAAGTACGTAGGGTTTATTTCCAAATCGAAGTTGTTGAGCATTTATAGAAGGAAATTGATATATTTTACGCAGTAA
- the accD gene encoding acetyl-CoA carboxylase, carboxyltransferase subunit beta, with the protein MSWFKRTAKGIQTSTEEKKDIPKGLWFKSPSGNIVEQDELASNFYVSPDDGYHVRIGSKEYFQILFDNNEFQELDANMSSKDPLEFVDTKPYTQRLEEATQKTNLKDAVRTAVGSSKGKSIVIGCMDFAFIGGSMGSVVGEKICRAIDYAIKHRLPFLMISKSGGARMMEAALSLMQMAKTSIKLAQLDEAKLPYISLCTDPTTGGITASFAMLGDINIAEPGALIGFAGPRVVKDTTGQDLPEDFQTAEFLLEHGFLDFIVNRKELKDKVNLYIDLVMNRAVRA; encoded by the coding sequence ATGTCTTGGTTTAAAAGAACAGCAAAAGGAATACAAACCTCTACTGAGGAAAAGAAAGATATCCCCAAAGGATTATGGTTTAAATCACCTAGCGGTAACATCGTCGAACAGGACGAGTTAGCTTCCAACTTCTATGTAAGTCCCGACGATGGGTATCACGTGCGCATAGGTAGTAAAGAGTACTTCCAGATATTGTTTGATAACAACGAATTTCAAGAACTCGATGCCAATATGAGCTCTAAAGACCCTTTAGAATTTGTCGATACAAAACCCTATACCCAACGTTTGGAAGAAGCTACTCAAAAAACAAACTTAAAAGATGCCGTGCGCACTGCCGTAGGAAGCTCTAAAGGTAAGTCTATTGTAATAGGCTGTATGGATTTCGCTTTCATCGGTGGTTCTATGGGAAGTGTGGTAGGTGAGAAGATTTGTCGTGCGATTGATTATGCTATCAAACACCGATTGCCTTTCTTGATGATTTCTAAATCAGGAGGCGCACGTATGATGGAAGCCGCTCTTTCACTAATGCAAATGGCTAAAACGTCTATTAAACTCGCTCAGTTAGACGAAGCCAAACTACCTTACATCTCGCTTTGTACCGACCCTACAACGGGAGGTATTACTGCATCGTTTGCAATGCTGGGCGACATCAATATAGCCGAACCAGGGGCTCTTATTGGTTTTGCAGGGCCTCGTGTAGTGAAAGACACAACAGGGCAAGACCTCCCCGAAGATTTCCAAACAGCAGAGTTCTTACTCGAACACGGCTTTTTGGATTTTATCGTAAACCGCAAAGAGCTCAAAGACAAAGTAAATTTGTACATCGATTTGGTGATGAACCGCGCCGTGAGAGCTTAA
- a CDS encoding type II toxin-antitoxin system RelE/ParE family toxin, with translation MRVRWSGKAKTELENTLDFWSENNKSDSYSEKIAIETEKVQKEIEEDPYFLAKYIEEDNVYQRIFFKGRFLLYYEIKGDSVIILRFRSTKQKPLF, from the coding sequence ATGCGAGTAAGGTGGTCGGGTAAAGCTAAGACAGAGCTAGAAAACACTTTAGATTTCTGGAGTGAGAACAATAAATCTGACTCTTATTCTGAAAAGATAGCAATTGAAACTGAAAAAGTTCAGAAAGAAATAGAAGAAGACCCTTATTTTTTAGCTAAATACATAGAGGAAGATAATGTTTATCAGCGAATTTTCTTTAAAGGAAGATTTTTACTCTACTATGAAATTAAGGGAGATAGTGTAATAATTCTCAGATTCAGAAGTACTAAACAAAAACCCTTGTTTTAG
- a CDS encoding diphosphomevalonate/mevalonate 3,5-bisphosphate decarboxylase family protein, translating to MISFKAPSNIALVKYWGKKGEQLPANPSISFTLTHCYTETSIEYERRSESSIASGEPFSFDFSFEGQPKPSFHPKIHTFFERIVAYLPFLKDYHFSIASHNSFPHSSGIASSASAMAALSVCLMQISKELGETYAEEAFWQKASFLARLGSGSACRSVRGSIVVWGEHPAIIGSSDEYSIPYPLPVHEVFQNYQDTILLIDRGQKQVSSTVGHNLMHGHPFAEARFAQANENINKLVRSFASGDVERFIEVVESEALTLHAMMQTSIPYFILMRPNTLEVIQRIWQYRKETNIPLCFTLDAGANVHLLYPKTSTTEVKWFIEEELAQFCEGRQYIHDEVATI from the coding sequence ATGATTTCTTTCAAAGCACCAAGTAATATAGCCTTAGTAAAGTATTGGGGCAAGAAGGGAGAACAGCTCCCTGCGAACCCTTCTATCAGCTTTACACTCACACATTGTTATACCGAAACTTCTATTGAATATGAACGTAGGAGTGAGTCTTCTATTGCCTCAGGCGAACCCTTTTCATTCGATTTTAGCTTTGAAGGACAACCCAAACCTTCTTTTCACCCTAAAATCCATACTTTCTTCGAGCGGATTGTAGCTTACTTGCCTTTCTTAAAGGACTATCATTTTAGCATTGCCTCACATAATTCTTTCCCTCATAGCAGTGGTATTGCGTCTTCTGCAAGCGCAATGGCTGCCCTCTCGGTATGCTTAATGCAGATTTCTAAAGAGTTAGGAGAAACTTATGCAGAAGAAGCTTTTTGGCAAAAAGCCTCTTTCTTGGCGCGCTTGGGTTCGGGTAGTGCCTGCCGAAGTGTGCGAGGCAGTATAGTAGTATGGGGCGAACACCCTGCCATTATAGGAAGTTCCGATGAATATAGTATACCCTATCCCCTACCCGTTCACGAAGTTTTTCAAAATTATCAAGATACTATTTTGCTCATCGATAGAGGTCAGAAGCAAGTCAGCAGTACCGTAGGTCATAACCTAATGCACGGTCACCCTTTTGCTGAGGCGCGTTTTGCACAAGCCAATGAGAATATCAATAAACTTGTCAGAAGTTTTGCTTCCGGTGATGTAGAGCGTTTCATAGAAGTAGTGGAAAGTGAAGCTCTCACTCTGCACGCAATGATGCAAACCAGTATTCCATACTTTATTCTGATGCGCCCCAATACGTTAGAAGTGATTCAGCGCATATGGCAATATCGTAAAGAAACAAATATCCCACTTTGTTTTACGCTCGATGCAGGGGCTAATGTACATCTGTTATACCCTAAAACTTCTACTACGGAAGTAAAATGGTTTATAGAAGAGGAATTAGCTCAATTTTGTGAAGGACGACAATATATTCACGACGAAGTAGCCACTATTTAA